In Hamadaea flava, a genomic segment contains:
- the rarD gene encoding EamA family transporter RarD translates to MNEVRRGYLLGIGAYVMWGFFPLYFKHLQAAGAAEILAHRVVWSLTTVAIIVTALRRWRAVAGLRRQPKRLAAMALAAVLIAVNWGTYIYGVNSSRVVETALGYFITPLVVIMLGVVVLHERLRRGQWFAVAVGVVSVVVLAVDYGRLPWIALTLACSFGLYGLVKKRVGLPPADGLLLESAVLALPAMIYLMTLRHSSFGSAGATHTFLLVFSGIATVVPLMMFAGAANRIPLYGIGMLQYIGPIIQFGLGVFWFHEPMPTARWIGFALVWLALGIFSADGFVHLTRQRSIAVHVVEDGGSSAALTVRPHDTETTPTA, encoded by the coding sequence GTGAACGAAGTCCGGCGCGGCTACCTCCTGGGCATCGGGGCGTACGTGATGTGGGGGTTCTTCCCCCTCTATTTCAAGCACCTACAGGCGGCCGGGGCGGCAGAGATCCTCGCGCACCGGGTGGTGTGGTCGTTGACGACCGTGGCGATCATCGTCACGGCGCTTCGTCGTTGGCGCGCGGTAGCAGGGCTGCGGAGGCAACCGAAGCGGCTGGCCGCGATGGCACTGGCCGCCGTGCTCATCGCCGTCAACTGGGGCACCTACATCTACGGGGTGAACAGCTCCCGAGTCGTGGAGACCGCGCTGGGGTACTTCATCACGCCGTTGGTGGTCATCATGCTCGGCGTCGTGGTGCTTCATGAGCGCCTGCGCCGGGGTCAGTGGTTCGCGGTCGCGGTCGGCGTCGTCTCCGTGGTCGTCCTCGCCGTCGACTACGGGCGGCTGCCCTGGATCGCCTTGACCCTGGCCTGTTCGTTCGGCCTGTACGGGCTGGTCAAGAAGCGGGTCGGGCTGCCTCCGGCGGACGGCCTGCTGCTGGAGTCGGCGGTGCTGGCGCTGCCCGCCATGATCTACCTGATGACGCTGCGCCACAGCTCGTTCGGGTCGGCGGGGGCGACGCACACCTTCCTGCTGGTCTTCTCGGGGATCGCGACCGTGGTACCGCTCATGATGTTCGCGGGCGCGGCCAACCGGATCCCGTTGTACGGCATCGGCATGCTCCAGTACATCGGGCCGATCATCCAATTCGGGCTCGGCGTCTTCTGGTTCCACGAGCCGATGCCGACCGCCCGGTGGATCGGTTTCGCACTGGTCTGGCTGGCTCTGGGCATCTTCAGCGCGGACGGCTTCGTCCACCTGACCAGGCAGCGTTCAATCGCCGTTCACGTGGTGGAAGACGGTGGATCATCTGCCGCACTTACCGTCCGGCCTCATGACACGGAAACCACTCCCACTGCTTAG
- a CDS encoding phage holin family protein: MGILLRLAVNAVALWIATLLISGIYLDTDSVIGQIGTLVAVAAIFGVVNAILRPIIKTVGCAFYVFTLGLIALVVNGLLFLLTGWIADQLGLPFKVEGVLSAILGALIVGVISWAINLAIPDKD, translated from the coding sequence ATGGGCATCCTCCTCCGGTTGGCGGTGAACGCGGTCGCGTTATGGATCGCGACGCTCCTCATCAGCGGCATCTACCTCGACACCGACTCCGTGATCGGCCAGATCGGCACGCTGGTCGCGGTCGCCGCGATCTTCGGCGTCGTCAACGCGATCCTGCGGCCGATCATCAAGACCGTCGGCTGCGCGTTCTACGTCTTCACCCTCGGCCTGATCGCGCTCGTGGTCAACGGTCTGCTGTTCCTGCTGACCGGCTGGATCGCGGACCAGCTCGGGCTGCCGTTCAAGGTCGAGGGCGTACTGTCCGCGATTCTCGGTGCCCTGATCGTCGGGGTCATCAGCTGGGCGATCAACCTCGCGATCCCCGACAAAGACTGA
- the eccE gene encoding type VII secretion protein EccE: MRRRDHPLTGVPGRADQGEANRMTVGVVHSPTSLQPTVTGGARRRSNPNRVHSGQIVATELAVALLLVGLLWGMAPTIGLAVVAAALIVLAWARLRGRWLFQWMRIWLSYRTHRRSLAPGSDGAALLQFVRPGVSVDRMELDGEPGAVIAHEEGLTAVLEIGDDSLLPSGLLSVPSPAGLLPPPAPNTPRFRVQLVYSSVPVGGPGAPAQAYRQLTEGRLPASERMLIAVHVPAAEGWEETDLRRALSGVIRKVRRKLDTIPSRVLDDDAALRTVLELAAHDGANPVREAWSGVTAGGLLHASYRVRRWPDLRTEAARDLVTRLMAIPARAVTVSLTAGPWTTGEAAEMRTDLVVRLTAADQTSLTQADTALHRVLGADRAAAHRLDGEHLEGFCDSLPLGGSAPADMPTEVEHGISRPAAPLTMMRTPIGSAGLMIGPNRRREPVSIRIFRPQATRAMLVGGTQSAQLLTLRALALGARVVVQTARPPAWERFFRNLGGPNDSLAIVAPGQPLAVPPATQLRPLMMVVDVGPVGADRSAGHPWQTTLVVREDLSPVDIDALGHADIALLQPTTAEAAALAVSVLGLSDNQREALSRPVPGLIGVVHRRSVRWASLGTAPMEQQLLA, translated from the coding sequence ATGCGTCGGCGGGATCACCCGCTCACCGGTGTGCCGGGGCGGGCGGACCAGGGGGAGGCGAACCGGATGACGGTCGGCGTTGTGCATTCACCAACGTCCCTTCAGCCGACGGTTACCGGGGGCGCGCGACGGCGCAGCAACCCCAACCGTGTCCACAGTGGCCAAATCGTGGCCACCGAGCTGGCGGTGGCACTGCTGCTCGTCGGCCTGCTCTGGGGGATGGCGCCCACCATCGGCTTGGCCGTGGTCGCCGCCGCCCTCATCGTGCTGGCCTGGGCGCGGCTACGGGGCCGCTGGCTGTTCCAGTGGATGCGGATCTGGCTGAGCTACCGGACGCACCGCCGGAGCCTGGCGCCCGGCTCCGACGGCGCCGCCCTGCTCCAGTTCGTCCGGCCCGGCGTCTCCGTCGACAGGATGGAGCTCGACGGTGAGCCGGGAGCGGTGATCGCCCACGAGGAAGGGCTGACCGCCGTCCTGGAGATCGGCGACGACAGCCTGCTGCCGAGCGGTCTGCTCTCGGTGCCCTCGCCGGCCGGCCTCCTGCCGCCGCCCGCGCCGAACACGCCCCGGTTCCGGGTCCAGCTGGTCTACAGCTCCGTCCCGGTCGGCGGGCCGGGCGCCCCGGCTCAGGCGTACCGGCAGCTCACCGAGGGACGGTTGCCCGCCTCGGAACGCATGCTCATCGCGGTGCACGTGCCGGCCGCTGAGGGCTGGGAGGAGACCGACCTGCGCCGCGCGCTGAGCGGCGTGATCCGGAAGGTCCGTCGCAAGCTGGACACGATCCCGAGCCGGGTGCTCGACGACGACGCGGCGCTGCGGACGGTGTTGGAACTGGCCGCGCACGACGGGGCCAACCCGGTTCGCGAAGCGTGGTCCGGCGTCACCGCGGGCGGTCTGCTGCACGCCTCCTATCGCGTACGCCGCTGGCCCGATCTGCGGACCGAGGCCGCTCGGGACCTCGTGACACGGCTGATGGCGATCCCGGCCCGAGCGGTGACGGTCAGCCTCACCGCCGGCCCGTGGACGACCGGCGAGGCCGCCGAGATGCGTACCGACCTGGTGGTCCGGCTGACCGCCGCGGACCAGACGAGCCTGACGCAGGCCGACACGGCGCTGCATCGCGTCCTCGGCGCGGACCGCGCCGCCGCTCACCGCCTCGACGGCGAGCACCTCGAAGGCTTCTGCGACTCGCTGCCGCTGGGCGGCTCGGCCCCGGCCGACATGCCGACCGAGGTGGAGCACGGCATCTCCCGGCCGGCCGCGCCCCTGACGATGATGCGTACGCCCATCGGCTCCGCCGGTCTGATGATCGGCCCGAACCGCCGTCGCGAACCGGTGTCGATCCGGATCTTCCGGCCGCAGGCGACGCGGGCGATGCTCGTGGGCGGCACCCAGTCGGCTCAGCTGCTGACGCTGCGCGCGCTGGCCCTCGGCGCCCGCGTGGTCGTGCAGACGGCCCGTCCGCCGGCCTGGGAGCGGTTCTTCCGCAACCTGGGCGGCCCCAACGACTCCTTGGCCATCGTGGCGCCCGGGCAGCCGCTCGCGGTCCCGCCCGCGACTCAGTTGCGGCCGCTGATGATGGTGGTCGACGTCGGCCCGGTCGGGGCGGACCGGTCCGCCGGTCACCCGTGGCAGACGACGCTGGTGGTCCGCGAGGATCTGTCCCCAGTGGACATCGATGCCCTCGGGCATGCCGACATCGCGTTGCTCCAGCCCACCACGGCTGAGGCCGCCGCGCTGGCGGTCTCCGTCCTCGGTCTCAGCGACAACCAGCGGGAGGCGCTCAGCCGCCCGGTGCCGGGCCTGATCGGTGTGGTGCATCGCCGCTCGGTCCGCTGGGCGTCGCTCGGCACCGCGCCCATGGAGCAACAGCTTCTGGCGTAA
- the eccB gene encoding type VII secretion protein EccB, whose protein sequence is MPSRQDQLHSYQFSVQRVVSALVMRETDPAQFPFRRVTVAGFASLMIGIVLIAGFGVYALFTGGASETWKQKTNAVLQEKGTGAHYVLKDGVLHPTLNLASALLYAGGNERAVIEVSAKSLATVPRGAMVGIPDAPDSVPTADRLINSTWTVCTLPVTDGASDEGGQRSLLAVGNLLGVADGGTALTDETGMAVSVPGDDGAWLIWHQRRYLIKNVSTEVLGALGISQDPKQLPEVDRAFLNGFAQGDPIQAPSVSGTMDEKSGVRDFNVGDVMRFRGPAGDRYFVAAKGSLQEITQVQAALLKPRVSPPSIQELPGDLGKSLIPQGDGAPPSTPIKAVDRGDSAVCATAADDSGFTSVRYGVAVPPVAALMRTAGKSAKTGAPLADYVSVQGGRGVLVEGYTVAKTSSGVVSLVTDAGQQFPIGDAAALAALGFSAAKPSKMPVNLVALLPQGAELSQTAAATTVTLG, encoded by the coding sequence ATGCCGTCGAGGCAGGATCAGCTGCATTCCTACCAGTTCTCCGTTCAGCGCGTCGTGTCGGCGTTGGTGATGCGTGAGACCGACCCGGCCCAGTTCCCGTTCCGCCGGGTGACGGTCGCCGGATTCGCCAGCTTGATGATCGGCATCGTGCTGATCGCCGGATTCGGGGTGTACGCCCTGTTCACCGGCGGGGCGTCCGAAACGTGGAAGCAGAAGACGAACGCCGTGCTGCAGGAGAAGGGGACCGGCGCGCACTACGTCCTCAAGGACGGTGTGCTGCACCCCACCCTGAATCTCGCCTCCGCCCTCCTGTACGCGGGCGGCAACGAGCGAGCGGTCATCGAGGTGAGCGCCAAGTCGCTCGCGACGGTGCCCCGGGGTGCGATGGTCGGCATCCCGGACGCCCCCGACTCGGTGCCGACGGCGGACCGTCTCATCAACAGCACCTGGACCGTATGCACGCTGCCCGTGACGGACGGGGCGTCGGACGAGGGCGGGCAGCGGTCGCTGCTGGCCGTCGGGAACCTGCTCGGCGTGGCCGACGGCGGGACGGCGCTGACCGACGAGACCGGGATGGCGGTGAGCGTACCGGGGGACGACGGCGCCTGGCTGATCTGGCACCAGCGGCGCTATCTCATCAAGAACGTCAGCACGGAGGTCCTGGGCGCGCTCGGCATCAGCCAGGATCCGAAGCAACTGCCCGAGGTGGACCGGGCGTTCCTCAACGGATTCGCCCAGGGCGACCCGATCCAGGCGCCGTCGGTGTCTGGCACGATGGACGAGAAGTCCGGCGTACGCGACTTCAACGTCGGCGACGTCATGCGCTTCCGCGGCCCGGCCGGCGACCGGTACTTCGTGGCCGCCAAGGGCAGCCTCCAGGAGATCACGCAGGTGCAGGCGGCGCTGCTGAAGCCGCGGGTGTCGCCGCCGTCCATTCAGGAGCTTCCGGGCGACCTCGGCAAGAGCCTGATCCCGCAGGGCGACGGCGCGCCGCCGAGCACGCCCATCAAGGCCGTCGACCGGGGCGACTCCGCGGTGTGCGCTACCGCCGCCGACGACTCCGGCTTCACCTCGGTCCGGTACGGCGTCGCGGTGCCGCCGGTGGCGGCCCTGATGCGGACGGCGGGCAAGAGCGCCAAGACGGGCGCGCCGCTGGCCGATTACGTGTCGGTGCAGGGCGGCCGTGGCGTACTGGTCGAGGGCTACACCGTGGCGAAGACGTCCAGCGGCGTGGTGAGCCTGGTGACCGACGCGGGGCAGCAGTTCCCGATCGGCGACGCGGCCGCGTTGGCAGCTTTGGGATTCAGCGCCGCCAAACCGTCCAAGATGCCCGTGAACCTCGTCGCCTTGTTGCCGCAGGGCGCGGAGTTGAGTCAGACGGCCGCCGCGACGACCGTGACCCTGGGCTGA
- a CDS encoding WXG100 family type VII secretion target, whose product MSQTAAQTAFMETTASKFESTNGELQSMLRTLMGNLEILQSGWKGAGGRSFQQVKEQWNQDQAKLQQALLETASAIRDSGKSYANTDSESSSRMNNVNRGGINLSL is encoded by the coding sequence ATGTCCCAGACGGCAGCACAAACCGCGTTCATGGAGACGACTGCCAGCAAGTTCGAGTCCACCAACGGTGAACTTCAGAGCATGCTGCGGACGCTGATGGGCAACCTGGAGATTCTGCAGTCCGGTTGGAAGGGCGCCGGTGGCCGGTCTTTCCAGCAGGTCAAGGAGCAGTGGAACCAGGACCAGGCCAAGCTGCAGCAGGCGCTGCTGGAGACGGCGAGCGCGATCCGTGACTCCGGTAAGAGCTACGCCAACACCGACTCGGAGTCGTCGAGCCGGATGAACAACGTCAACCGCGGCGGCATCAACCTGTCGCTCTGA
- a CDS encoding WXG100 family type VII secretion target — translation MSDDSLVVNFASMQQAAGDIQSALTKLNGSLDTLESDASKLVATWEGDAQEAYSRRQAQWRAASRDLSQMLQDIKGALEESASHYHSTEKKNTGLFAG, via the coding sequence ATGTCCGACGACAGCCTTGTCGTAAATTTCGCCTCGATGCAGCAGGCAGCCGGCGACATCCAGTCGGCGCTGACCAAGCTCAACGGCTCGCTCGACACGCTCGAGTCCGACGCCTCCAAGCTGGTCGCTACCTGGGAAGGTGACGCGCAGGAGGCGTACTCGCGCCGTCAGGCGCAGTGGCGTGCGGCTTCGCGCGACCTCTCGCAGATGCTCCAGGACATCAAGGGAGCGCTCGAGGAGTCGGCTTCGCACTACCACTCGACTGAGAAGAAGAACACCGGCCTGTTCGCCGGCTGA
- the mycP gene encoding type VII secretion-associated serine protease mycosin codes for MRLRAFATVSLLGAALVVVPAAPALANCEGVNSSQAPVTDPPKDDSGNWMLARFALGRLPATLDGRGVTVAVLDSGVQATHPALKGRVLATGKDFLEAGNTTKGREDCRGHGTAVSSLIAGNVRSGFRGIAPGASILPIRVNETVGGSDDDGRKTDDGKIAAAIDYAVAQGADVINISFAYLDGEADPDKHKVFADAVQRALDKNVVVVAAVGNDPKAKNSFPANVPGVLGVGAITSNGSLWGNSTTGTYVDVTAPGGGILTGWTPGIYTEAQGTSFAAPVVAGTVALLKQAHRNWTAAQYVSQIMATADPSPGGKNSKTYGAGVVDPVRAVNEVPAFGAAFKNPPAAMPEEDPQIVAAKQRAADRKAMALWLALGGVALTVIVLLSSSILFNGARRRWRPAE; via the coding sequence ATGAGGCTGCGCGCTTTCGCGACGGTGTCCCTGCTGGGTGCCGCCTTGGTCGTGGTACCGGCGGCGCCCGCCCTGGCCAACTGCGAGGGCGTGAACTCGAGCCAGGCACCTGTCACAGATCCGCCAAAGGATGACAGCGGCAACTGGATGCTCGCGCGGTTCGCCCTGGGGCGGCTGCCGGCCACCCTGGACGGCCGGGGCGTCACCGTGGCGGTGCTGGACTCCGGTGTGCAGGCGACCCATCCGGCGCTCAAGGGCCGGGTGCTCGCCACCGGGAAGGACTTCCTGGAGGCAGGCAACACCACCAAGGGTCGGGAAGACTGCCGCGGCCACGGCACGGCGGTGTCCTCGCTGATCGCCGGCAACGTCCGGTCGGGCTTCCGTGGGATCGCCCCGGGCGCGTCCATCCTGCCCATTCGGGTCAACGAGACCGTCGGCGGCAGCGACGACGACGGCCGCAAGACCGACGACGGCAAGATCGCGGCCGCCATCGACTACGCGGTCGCCCAGGGCGCCGACGTCATCAACATCTCGTTCGCGTACCTGGACGGCGAAGCGGACCCGGACAAGCACAAGGTCTTCGCCGACGCCGTGCAGCGGGCGCTCGACAAGAACGTGGTCGTCGTAGCGGCGGTCGGCAACGACCCGAAGGCGAAGAACAGCTTCCCGGCCAACGTGCCGGGTGTCCTCGGGGTCGGCGCGATCACCAGCAACGGATCACTCTGGGGCAATTCCACGACGGGGACCTACGTCGATGTGACGGCCCCGGGTGGCGGCATCCTGACCGGCTGGACGCCGGGCATCTACACCGAGGCGCAGGGAACCAGCTTCGCCGCTCCGGTGGTGGCCGGCACGGTGGCCCTGCTCAAGCAGGCCCACCGGAACTGGACCGCCGCGCAGTACGTCAGCCAGATCATGGCGACCGCCGATCCGTCACCGGGTGGTAAGAACTCGAAGACCTACGGCGCCGGAGTGGTCGACCCGGTCCGCGCGGTCAACGAGGTGCCGGCCTTCGGGGCCGCGTTCAAGAATCCTCCCGCGGCGATGCCGGAAGAGGACCCGCAGATCGTGGCGGCGAAGCAGCGGGCCGCCGATCGCAAGGCGATGGCCCTGTGGCTGGCCCTCGGTGGCGTGGCCCTCACCGTCATCGTGCTACTCAGCTCGTCGATTCTTTTCAACGGCGCTCGGCGGCGGTGGCGTCCGGCCGAGTGA
- a CDS encoding SseB family protein, which yields MAEWQPSTQAEAALRDALRAGDQDRYFHILSQLELLLPVPPEGTAQGTGGWGTWTADRRTHVLAFTSYEAMYACLAQNAGSARTVPYLRLAEQWPNHEWWLAVNPGLPIEGYLPAWFIAQLAQQIRAELSRPEPPRLQPPGPMREARPDARPTPPGTDRGGRNGSPPRSRAERLEALTRAQAGATGYAPTTPPAVNAPPPVNPAMNPPVNPASTNPAPMNPSPTEPPAPAAPPMSPPPTSPPPKPEQRQSNGTPLLELESAGRPAGGRHADAFVPANEVERQLFDAAEVDNTDLFLSTLLLAQVLVPVAASARGVLRPGDPGFGWQTQQIDGQPYVVVFTSTERAGAQAGQCVRVRFIQLISAWPDETWSFAVNPGTPVGATLPGDQVVTLASWAGRMGLSSEETSEIRSSVPAVSPKAAPPTVMQKPISPSQIGFYLERGYDRVSGFVHRAHEVGQLKTPDQMRQALGLTWQGSPFEEEADEIFILRWSAYRPSLYRIPYGGQTEAAMKAMEGWVIERSPFRGNGFAPGESSTVIAEFKVDSARLPHGARLLRLGADGVEEIIAVLDADGPRWLRVGEYPRKPAPAPDHGGGEGRPAVEGTIEGELVGEEE from the coding sequence TTGGCCGAGTGGCAGCCAAGCACGCAGGCGGAAGCCGCCTTGCGTGACGCGCTGCGTGCCGGGGATCAGGATCGGTATTTTCACATCCTCTCCCAGCTGGAACTGCTCCTGCCGGTGCCGCCGGAGGGCACCGCTCAGGGCACCGGCGGCTGGGGCACCTGGACCGCCGACCGGCGTACGCACGTGCTCGCGTTCACCTCCTACGAGGCGATGTACGCCTGCCTGGCGCAGAACGCCGGCTCAGCGCGTACGGTGCCCTATCTGCGGCTGGCCGAGCAGTGGCCGAACCACGAGTGGTGGCTGGCGGTGAACCCGGGGCTCCCGATCGAGGGGTATCTCCCGGCGTGGTTCATCGCTCAGCTCGCCCAGCAGATCCGGGCCGAACTCAGCCGTCCCGAGCCGCCTCGGCTGCAACCACCTGGCCCGATGCGGGAGGCTCGGCCGGATGCTCGGCCCACGCCCCCCGGGACGGACCGGGGTGGGCGGAACGGCTCGCCACCACGGTCGCGAGCGGAACGCCTGGAGGCGCTCACCCGCGCGCAGGCCGGAGCGACCGGGTACGCCCCGACGACGCCGCCCGCGGTGAACGCGCCGCCCCCGGTGAACCCGGCGATGAACCCGCCCGTGAACCCTGCCTCGACGAATCCGGCCCCGATGAACCCGTCGCCGACGGAACCGCCGGCTCCAGCGGCCCCGCCGATGAGCCCGCCGCCCACGTCGCCGCCGCCCAAGCCGGAGCAACGGCAGTCCAACGGAACGCCGCTGCTGGAACTGGAGTCGGCCGGCCGCCCGGCCGGAGGCCGCCACGCTGACGCCTTCGTCCCGGCGAACGAGGTCGAACGGCAGCTCTTCGACGCCGCCGAGGTGGACAACACCGACCTCTTCCTCTCCACGCTGCTGCTGGCTCAGGTGCTCGTCCCGGTCGCGGCGAGCGCGCGTGGGGTGCTCCGGCCGGGCGATCCAGGCTTCGGCTGGCAGACCCAGCAGATCGACGGGCAGCCCTACGTCGTGGTGTTCACCTCGACGGAGCGCGCCGGCGCCCAGGCTGGGCAGTGCGTACGGGTGCGGTTCATCCAGCTCATCAGTGCCTGGCCGGACGAGACGTGGTCGTTCGCCGTCAACCCCGGTACGCCCGTCGGCGCCACGCTGCCCGGCGATCAGGTGGTGACCCTGGCGAGCTGGGCCGGCCGGATGGGATTGTCGAGCGAGGAGACCTCCGAGATCCGCTCGTCGGTCCCGGCGGTGTCGCCGAAGGCCGCTCCGCCGACGGTGATGCAGAAACCCATCTCGCCCAGCCAGATCGGTTTCTACCTCGAACGCGGTTACGACCGGGTGTCCGGCTTCGTCCATCGGGCTCACGAGGTCGGCCAGCTCAAGACGCCGGACCAGATGCGGCAGGCGCTCGGGCTGACCTGGCAAGGGTCGCCGTTCGAGGAGGAGGCCGACGAGATCTTCATCCTGCGGTGGTCGGCGTACCGGCCGAGCCTCTATCGGATCCCGTACGGCGGACAGACCGAGGCCGCGATGAAGGCGATGGAAGGCTGGGTCATCGAGCGGTCGCCGTTCCGCGGCAACGGGTTCGCCCCGGGCGAGTCCAGTACGGTCATCGCCGAGTTCAAGGTGGACAGCGCGCGGCTGCCGCACGGCGCCCGGTTGCTGCGCCTAGGCGCGGACGGCGTCGAGGAGATCATCGCGGTGCTCGACGCCGACGGGCCTCGTTGGCTGCGGGTCGGGGAGTACCCCCGCAAGCCCGCACCAGCGCCCGACCATGGTGGCGGCGAGGGCCGACCGGCCGTGGAGGGCACCATCGAGGGCGAACTCGTCGGCGAGGAGGAATGA
- a CDS encoding alpha/beta fold hydrolase: MDSERRHIIDEACVLVEGPWTHRFVHANGSRFHVVEAGTGPLVLLLHGFPEFWWGWHAQMVALADAGYRAVAVDLRGYGATDKPPRGYDGFTLAADVMGLIRALGERDAALVGAGAGGMIAWTTAAFHPRMVRRLVVLGAAHPLRLRSAILTDLRGQTAASAQLLRFQLPRYEHQLTRDDAAAIGALLDAWTGPSFRSTSSYAEVRDRYCQAMRIPQAMFCALEAYRWAFRSVLRWHGYRFTRQLREPIVTPTLQLHGALDTAALPSTAQGSGRYVLAEYEWRLLDGIGHFPHLEAAETVTGEILRWIKA; encoded by the coding sequence GTGGACAGCGAGCGGCGGCACATCATCGACGAGGCCTGCGTACTCGTCGAAGGCCCCTGGACGCATCGCTTCGTCCACGCCAACGGCTCGCGCTTCCACGTCGTCGAGGCCGGCACCGGCCCGCTCGTCCTGCTGCTGCACGGCTTCCCGGAGTTCTGGTGGGGCTGGCACGCGCAGATGGTCGCGCTCGCCGACGCGGGCTACCGGGCGGTCGCGGTCGACCTACGCGGCTACGGCGCGACCGACAAACCGCCGCGCGGCTACGACGGGTTCACCCTCGCCGCCGACGTGATGGGCCTGATCCGCGCGCTCGGCGAACGCGACGCCGCCCTGGTCGGCGCGGGCGCCGGCGGCATGATCGCGTGGACCACCGCCGCGTTCCACCCCCGCATGGTGCGGCGGCTCGTCGTGCTCGGGGCCGCGCACCCGCTGCGGCTACGCTCGGCCATCCTCACCGACCTGCGCGGGCAGACCGCCGCTTCCGCGCAGCTGCTGCGCTTCCAGCTGCCCCGCTACGAGCACCAGCTCACCCGGGACGACGCCGCCGCGATCGGCGCACTCCTCGACGCCTGGACCGGCCCGTCGTTCCGCTCCACCAGCTCGTACGCCGAAGTCCGCGACCGGTATTGCCAAGCGATGCGCATCCCGCAGGCGATGTTCTGCGCGCTGGAGGCGTACCGGTGGGCGTTCCGCTCCGTCCTGCGCTGGCACGGCTACCGGTTCACCCGGCAGCTCCGGGAACCGATCGTCACACCGACCCTCCAACTGCATGGCGCGTTGGACACGGCGGCCCTTCCGTCGACCGCCCAGGGCTCCGGACGCTACGTGCTGGCCGAGTACGAGTGGCGGCTACTGGACGGCATCGGCCACTTCCCGCACCTGGAGGCGGCCGAGACGGTGACCGGCGAGATCCTCCGCTGGATCAAGGCCTGA
- the nhaA gene encoding Na+/H+ antiporter NhaA yields MIVTSQRRLRRRTARRGQAAFAEVARFLRTEQIGGLILLGAATIALIVANSPAADAYEQLSETVVGPASLHLNLSLATWAKDGLLTIFFVVAGLELKRELVVGELRDVRRAMLPIFAALGGMIVPAGVALLVAIGAPGGTDGWAVPTATDIAFALAVLAIAGSGLPSSLRVFLLSLAIVDDLGAILLIAAIFTATLNVLALIGAVGAIAAYAALQQMRFRGWWLYLPLGVTAWVLLHASGVHATLAGVALGLATRVKGDPGEREAPATWLEHTLQPISAGICVPVFAFFAAGIPIKGGTLSGIFSDRVALGVFLGLLVGKLVGVLSGAALSTRLRLAELPTGLRWRDLAAVAALTGCGFTVSLLIAELAFPAGDQQNRIKMAVLAGSLVAALLGAAGLRRRIRSQAEG; encoded by the coding sequence ATGATCGTGACGAGTCAGCGGCGACTGCGACGGCGTACCGCCCGGCGTGGTCAGGCCGCGTTCGCCGAGGTCGCCCGGTTCCTGCGGACCGAGCAGATCGGCGGGCTCATCCTGCTCGGCGCCGCCACGATCGCCTTGATCGTCGCCAACTCCCCGGCCGCCGACGCGTACGAGCAACTGTCGGAGACCGTGGTCGGGCCGGCGAGCCTCCATTTGAACCTCAGCCTGGCGACGTGGGCCAAGGACGGGCTGCTGACGATCTTCTTCGTGGTCGCCGGGCTGGAGTTGAAACGGGAGTTGGTCGTCGGCGAGCTGCGCGACGTACGCCGGGCGATGTTGCCGATCTTCGCGGCGCTCGGCGGCATGATCGTGCCGGCCGGGGTCGCGCTGCTGGTCGCGATCGGCGCGCCGGGCGGGACCGACGGGTGGGCCGTGCCGACCGCGACCGACATCGCGTTCGCGCTCGCCGTCCTCGCGATCGCCGGATCGGGACTGCCGTCGTCGCTGCGCGTCTTCCTGCTGTCGCTGGCCATCGTGGACGACCTGGGCGCGATCCTGCTCATCGCGGCCATCTTCACCGCGACGCTCAACGTGCTGGCCCTGATCGGCGCGGTCGGCGCGATCGCGGCGTACGCGGCCCTGCAGCAGATGCGCTTCCGGGGTTGGTGGCTCTACCTCCCGTTGGGCGTCACTGCGTGGGTGTTGCTGCACGCGTCCGGCGTCCACGCGACCCTGGCCGGGGTCGCCCTCGGGCTCGCCACCCGGGTCAAAGGCGATCCCGGCGAACGAGAGGCTCCGGCGACCTGGCTCGAACACACGCTGCAGCCCATCTCGGCCGGGATCTGCGTACCGGTGTTCGCCTTCTTCGCGGCCGGCATCCCGATCAAGGGTGGAACGCTGAGCGGGATCTTCAGCGACCGGGTCGCGCTCGGCGTCTTCCTCGGGCTGCTGGTCGGCAAGCTCGTCGGCGTACTGAGCGGCGCGGCGCTGTCCACCCGGCTGCGGCTGGCCGAACTGCCGACCGGGCTGCGCTGGCGCGACCTCGCCGCGGTGGCCGCCCTGACCGGCTGCGGCTTCACGGTCAGCCTCCTGATCGCCGAACTGGCCTTCCCCGCCGGCGACCAGCAGAACCGGATCAAGATGGCGGTCCTGGCCGGGTCGCTGGTGGCGGCTCTGCTCGGCGCGGCCGGCCTGCGCAGACGCATACGGTCCCAAGCCGAAGGTTAA